A window of the Callospermophilus lateralis isolate mCalLat2 chromosome 7, mCalLat2.hap1, whole genome shotgun sequence genome harbors these coding sequences:
- the Dram2 gene encoding DNA damage-regulated autophagy modulator protein 2 isoform X3, whose protein sequence is MLNIAAVLCIATIYVRYKQVHALSPEENLIIKLNKAGLVLGILSCLGLSLVANFQKTTLFFAHVSGAVLTFGMGSLYMFVQTILSYQMQPKIHGKQVFWIRLLLVIWCGVFSEILPLTYFLIVLTCSSILYSGDFGTDLVQKLHWNPEDKGYVLHMVTTAAEWSMSFSFFGFFLTYIRDFQKISLRVETNLHGLTLYDTAPCPVIDERTRLLSRDF, encoded by the exons ATGTTAAATATTGCTGCAGTTTTAT GCATTGCCACCATTTATGTTCGTTATAAGCAAGTTCATGCCCTGAGTCCTGAAGAGAACCTTATCATCAAATTAAACAAGGCTGGCCTTGTACTTGGAATACTGAGTTGTTTAGGACTTTCTCTTGTGGCAAATTTCCAG AAAACAACACTTTTTTTTGCACATGtaagtggagctgtgctcaccttTGGTATGGGCTCATTATATATGTTTGTTCAGACCATCCTTTCCTACCAAATGCAGCCCAAAATTCATGGCAAACAAGTCTTCTGGATCAGACTGCTGTTGGTTATCTGGTGTGGA GTCTTCTCTGAGATTCTTCCCTTGACTTATTTTTTAATAGTGCTGACTTGCTCATCAATTTTATACAGTGGGGATTTTGGCACTGATTTAGTACAGAAACTGCACTGGAATCCTGAGGACAAA GGATATGTGCTTCATATGGTCACTACTGCAGCAGAATGGTCTATGTCATTTTCCTTCTTTGGTTTTTTTCTGACTTACATTCGTGATTTTCAG AAAATTTCTTTACGGGTGGAAACCAATTTACATGGATTAACCCTCTATGATACTGCTCCTTGCCCTGTTATTGATGAACGAACACGACTACTTTCCAGAGATTTTTAA